The following nucleotide sequence is from Flavobacterium sp. N1736.
TTTACCTATCACATTGGGCGTTTAATTGCATACGCAGTAATTGGTCTAATTTTCGGATTATTGGGCAGAGGCTTTTTTCTGGCCGGATTGCAGCAAAATATGTCTATAGTTATTGGTTTGTTTATGATAATTGTAGTTTTGATTCCTGAAAAAGTATTTTCAAAATATAATTTTTCAAAACCGGTTTATAAAGTTATATCAAAAATCAAATCCGGTCTGGGAAGTCATTTTAAAAACAAAAGTTATAAGTCACTTTTTATAATAGGTTTATTAAACGGCTTTTTACCTTGCGGAATGGTTTATGTAGCCTTATTTGGAGCAATTGCGATGCAAAGTGCCAGTTTAGGGATTCTCTATATGATCTTATTCGGATTGGGAACTATACCTTTAATGACAGCCGTTGTGTATTTAAATTCATTACTGAATTTGTCTTTTAGAAATAAAATTCAAAGAGCAATTCCTTATGTTGCTGTAATTATTGGCGTTTTATTTATTTTACGGGGTTTGGGTCTCGGAATCCCATATTTATCTCCATCAAATATGAGTTTGTTTGTTCAGGAAGTTCCAAATTGTCATTAAACCGTCATTGAAAACAAACTGGTTTCCGGAGATTTTCTTTTTAAATGTAAATCAAAAGCCATACAAATATTACGTACAAAAGGTTTTCCTGCTTCGGTAATTGTAATTTTATTTTCTTCAATAACGATTAAATTATCTTTTTCAATTTCTTTTAAATCCGCTTTCACATTTTCAAGCTCTTTAAAATAAAGAACTTCATTAGTCCAGGAAGTTTCAAATTCACATGTTAGATTCAAAATATGTTTTCGGATGATTAAATCCTCACTATCCAGAATATGACCTTTTACAATTGGCAATTTATCCCATTCCAGTAATTGATAATAGTCTTCTAGGTTTTTGGTGTTTTGAGCAAAACTATACCAGCTGTCACTAATAGATGAAACCCCTAAACCAATCATAAGCTGCGTTTTTGAGGCACTATAACCCATAAAATTTCTATGAAGTTTTTTGTTTTGAGACGCTTTATATAAACTGTCTGATTGTAACGCAAAGTGATCCATTCCAATCTCTTTATAAGCGTTTTTAAACAACATCTCCTTTCCGGTTTCATACAAATTTCTTTTTTCGGAATCTTTTGGAAGATTTTCTTCATTGAAACCACGCTGACCATTTCCTTTTATCCAAGGCACATGGGCATAACTATAAAATGCTAAACGATCCGGTCTTAAAGAATTTGTTTTTTCTATCGTATCTACAACATCATCAATGGTTTGAAATGGCAGTCCGAATATAATATCGTGACCAATAGATGTATATCCAATTTCTTTTGCCCAAAAAGTTACTTTGGCTACATTATGAAAGGGCTGAATGCGATGAATTGCTTTTTGCACTTTTTCGGCATAATCCTGAACACCAAAACTTACCCGACGAAAGCCTAAATCATATAATTTTTTAAGTTGATCATAAGTGGTATTATTTGGATGTCCTTCAAAACTAAATTCATAGTTTTCTGCTTTATTGGCATAACAAAAAAGGCCATTTATGAGATGCTCTAAATTGTTTGTCGAAAAAAATGTTGGAGTGCCTCCGCCTAAATGTATTTCTTTTATAAAAGGTTTTTCGGGAAGTAATTTGCAATATAAGCGCCATTCCTTGAGTAAAGCTTTAATATACGTTTCTTCTACAGAATGGTTTTTTGTAATGCGTTTGTTGCATCCGCAAAAAGTGCACATACTTTCGCAAAAAGGCAAGTGAATGTAAAGACTGATTCCGTTTTGGGAATTGCTTTCTGAAAATGCTTTTTGAAAAGATTCAATCCATTTTTCAGAACTAAAATTCTGTTCATTCCAATACGGAACAGTTGGATAACTTGTATATCTCGGTCCCGGAACATTGTATTTTTGAATTAGTGAAATTTTCATAAAAGCGCATTTTGGATCTATCAAAATTAGCACGACAGATCAAAATATAAAATGATAAATATCATATTAGCCCATAAAAAAAGAGGCCCAAAATGAACCTCTTTTAACTGAATTAAATAACTAACACTAAATAGAATCCTGAATGATTTTAAGCCATTTTTTTGCAAACATATGATCTTGGTAAGCACTGATTTGCTTAATTCTGTCATCGTCAAAATCATAGAATGGGATTGTAATTTTTTTTGAGTTTTCTCTTTCCTGAAATTCAAAATCAATTTTTAAAATTGTATCTGAATTTGCGTCAGTTGTTGAAACTAATTTACAGGATGAAACTGTTTTTAAATCGACAAATGATGATTCCTGTTGATTAGGATTAAAATTCATCAAAATAAATTTTCTATTTTTTTGATCTATCGTAAGCGTTTTATTGCTTTGGGATTCTGTTAAATCAAAATCCTGAGGATTTGCC
It contains:
- a CDS encoding sulfite exporter TauE/SafE family protein — encoded protein: MLYSAFIFGLISSFHCIGMCGPIAMMLPVDRQNEVKKAIQIFTYHIGRLIAYAVIGLIFGLLGRGFFLAGLQQNMSIVIGLFMIIVVLIPEKVFSKYNFSKPVYKVISKIKSGLGSHFKNKSYKSLFIIGLLNGFLPCGMVYVALFGAIAMQSASLGILYMILFGLGTIPLMTAVVYLNSLLNLSFRNKIQRAIPYVAVIIGVLFILRGLGLGIPYLSPSNMSLFVQEVPNCH
- the hemN gene encoding oxygen-independent coproporphyrinogen III oxidase, producing the protein MKISLIQKYNVPGPRYTSYPTVPYWNEQNFSSEKWIESFQKAFSESNSQNGISLYIHLPFCESMCTFCGCNKRITKNHSVEETYIKALLKEWRLYCKLLPEKPFIKEIHLGGGTPTFFSTNNLEHLINGLFCYANKAENYEFSFEGHPNNTTYDQLKKLYDLGFRRVSFGVQDYAEKVQKAIHRIQPFHNVAKVTFWAKEIGYTSIGHDIIFGLPFQTIDDVVDTIEKTNSLRPDRLAFYSYAHVPWIKGNGQRGFNEENLPKDSEKRNLYETGKEMLFKNAYKEIGMDHFALQSDSLYKASQNKKLHRNFMGYSASKTQLMIGLGVSSISDSWYSFAQNTKNLEDYYQLLEWDKLPIVKGHILDSEDLIIRKHILNLTCEFETSWTNEVLYFKELENVKADLKEIEKDNLIVIEENKITITEAGKPFVRNICMAFDLHLKRKSPETSLFSMTV